The Candidatus Methanoperedens sp. genome has a window encoding:
- a CDS encoding ribonuclease P, whose translation MKTLPTLRDKKRYIAFEAACEHTITRQELISEILNSTCSLYGDAGCSEINPMLMSFDGRYGIVRCTREKTTQVRASLACINNTKSIRVSILVLGISGTIKGAMEKFIQKTLIKELEPKKE comes from the coding sequence ATGAAAACCCTCCCAACCCTGCGCGATAAGAAACGGTACATTGCCTTTGAGGCTGCATGCGAGCACACAATAACCAGGCAGGAATTAATTAGCGAAATTTTAAACTCAACATGCTCATTATACGGCGATGCTGGATGCAGCGAGATCAATCCCATGCTTATGTCTTTTGATGGGAGATATGGAATTGTTCGATGCACCCGGGAAAAAACCACTCAAGTGAGGGCATCGCTTGCCTGCATAAATAATACTAAAAGTATACGAGTTTCCATTCTGGTGCTGGGGATATCCGGAACCATCAAAGGAGCGATGGAAAAGTTTATACAAAAGACACTCATTAAAGAGTTAGAACCGAAGAAAGAATAA